NNNNNNNNNNNNNNNNNNNNNNNNNNNNNNNNNNNNNNNNNNNNNNNNNNNNNNNNNNNNNNNNNNNNNNNNNNNNNNNNNNNNNNNNNNNNNNNNNNNNNNNNNNNNNNNNNNNNNNNNNNNNNNNNNNNNNNNNNNNNNNNNNNNNNNNNNNNNNNNNNNNNNNNNNNNNNNNNNNNNNNNNNNNNNNNNNNNNNNNNNNNNNNNNNNNNNNNNNNNNNNNNNNNNNNNNNNNNNNNNNNNNNNNNNNNNNNNNNNNNNNNNNNNNNNNNNNNNNNNNNNNNNNNNNNNNNNNNNNNNNNNNNNNNNNNNNNNNNNNNNNNNNNNNNNNNNNNNNNNNNNNNNNNNNNNNNNNNNNNNNNNNNNNNNNNNNNNNNNNNNNNNNNNNNNNNNNNNNNNNNNNNNNNNNNNNNNNNNNNNNNNNNNNNNNNNNNNNNNNNNNNNNNNNNNNNNNNNNNNNNNNNNNNNNNNNNNNNNNNNNNNNNNNNNNNNNNNNNNNNNNNNNNNNNNNNNNNNNNNNNNNNNNNNNNNNNNNNNNNNNNNNNNNNNNNNNNNNNNNNNNNNNNNNNNNNNNNNNNNNNNNNNNNNNNNNNNNNNNNNNNNNNNNNNNNNNNNNNNNNNNNNNNNNNNNNNNNNNNNNNNNNNNNNNNNNNNNNNNNNNNNNNNNNNNNNNNNNNNNNNNNNNNNNNNNNNNNNNNNNNNNNNNNNNNNNNNNNNNNNNNNNNNNNNNNNNNNNNNNNNNNNNNNNNNNNNNNNNNNNNNNNNNNNNNNNNNNNNNNNNNNNNNNNNNNNNNNNNNNNNNNNNNNNNNNNNNNNNNNNNNNNNNNNNNNNNNNNNNNNNNNNNNNNNNNNNNNNNNNNNNNNNNNNNNNNNNNNNNNNNNNNNNNNNNNNNNNNNNNCGCGGCTCCGGCAGCCCCCGCCCGCCTGCCTCCGCGACGGGCGCCGCGGGCTCTAGACGGGGATTTTTTTCGTTTTTCTTCGCTTTTTTGGGCAAAGCCGGAGCGAGCGGCGACTCTCTCcgttcccttcccttccccccgcatttattttttccttttcttttttttttcctttttcttttctcagttttgttttttttcttttcaattcggtttttctgtaaattttctcGCAGCGGGCGGAGGCGCGGCCGGCGCATCCCCCCGCGGGAGGCGGCGGGACCCGCGGCCCCAGCGCGGAGACTGGCGCATGCCACAGCCCGCCTCGGCTCCGCTGCCCCCCGCCGCtgccccccgccgccgccgcatCCCGCCTGCCGGCCCCTTCATGCTCGGCGGACGACATGCCCGTTTTGTAGCCGGGGGCCCCTCCTCTCGTCCCGCATGTTCAGGACCAAACGCTCGGTGCTCGTCCGGCGGCTCTGGCGGAGCCGCGCGCCCGgcggcgaggaggaggaggaggcggcggcgggcgagcccggcgcggcggcggcggtggcCGAGCCCCGGGCGCACTTGGGCGGGGGGCGCGGGTGCTGCCCGGGCAAGGCGAgccgcggcgggcgggcggcggcgggcgcggagGCGGAACTGAAGGCTCTGACCCACGCCGTGCTGAAGCGGCTGAAGGAGCGGcagctggaggggctgctgCACGCCGTGGAGTCCCGCGGCGGGGCGCGGaccccctgcctgctgctgcccgCCAAGGCCGACTCGCGGCTGGGCCAGCACTGGTACCCGCTGCCCGTGCTGCTCTGCAAGGTGTTCCGCTGGCCCGACCTCCGCCACTGCTCCGAAGTGAAGCGGTTATGTTGCTGTGAATCCTACGGCAAGGCTCACTCCGAGCTCGTCTGCTGCAACCCGCACCACCTCAGCCGGCTCTGCGAGCTAGGTACGGCGGcgggggatggaggggatgcGGGAGATGGAGGGGTTAGAGGTGTGCAGGGCTTGGAGCGATGTGGGAATGTAGGGGAATGGCGGGCAGACAAAGTTGCAGGGCATTCAGGGTGGAGGGCATGCATCCATGCAGGGGATGCAGCGGTCAGGGGGCTGAAGGTGTGCAGCAGATGGACGGGATGCAGGGATGCGGCGAGTAGAGGGGATGGGAAGGGTGCAGGGGCTAGAGGGTATCCAGGGACTGAAGGTGTTGCAGAGGTTGGAGGGGATGCAGGGAATGCATGTATGGAGGGGATACAGGGATACGTTGATGCAGCCCCACTCACCTCCCTGCccacaaaactttttttttttccttctggagaaaaaaaaaacaacaaaaaaaccaaaacaaaaccaacccacaacaaacaacaaaaccctgaaCACGCACAAAAACTTTCCATTGCCGTGGTTTATgcatttccttttgtatttaGGGGAGGGGGCGACGACCCCACCTCCGGGACCCCCTCCCTTCCCGGGGGCCCCGGCGCTGCCTCCCCGCCGTCCCCGCGCGGTGCCGGGGGATTAAGGGCCGGGCGGCCCCGGCGCTGCCGCGGCTCCTCCGAGCCAAGGAGGCCCCGATCAGACAGCCCGAGCGGCAGATAGCAGGGAGACTGGCGCCAGACGGCCCCTTTTGTTTATCTGACAGCTAAATATCAAGGCAATCACCGCCTCGCTGCCCTGCCTCCAACCCCCAGAGCTAAGACAAACAGTTTTGCTAAAAGAATGCCACTGTTATCATAAGTTcctatcttttttcttttttttttttttttctttctcatggctctgcctttattttctctgtacttCTCTAATTCCAGAGTCTCCCCCTCCACCCTACTCCAGATATCCAATGGATTTTCTCAAACCAACTGGTAAGTGGACTTCTTTCAGTGCAAGTGTAAGAGataaaaaatggcaaaacatCCCCTTTATCAGGGAAAACAGCCTCCTGCCTTTGTCATGCATTTTGCTTTTGGGTTGCTTGTGTgcttctctgcctcctgctaTCCCTGTAAGAATTAACATATAATTTATCTAAACCACCTTGTGCAAAAAGTAGGATTTTAAAACTCTGGCAGGGAACTTCAGAAGGGATTGCAGTGCTGCGCAGGCCTGCTCTGCTTGAGTCAGCCAGGAAAACCATAGGCTCTAGTTGGAAATGGCAGTGCTTCTGCACCCCTGTGTGAATTTTTAGGGATTTAGGTTGGGATCCAGCACAGCATCTCCCTGATGCCTGGGAATCCCAGTGAACCTTGACAGATGGACTGGTTCGTTGGAAATCTAAGTTTTATAGGAGCCTAATCCTACCTCAtcaagctaaaaaaataaatgggaaaagagtttgaaaagttgtttttttaaccttttttaaatttaaatttctctgcACCACTGTGCATGCCTGTTGCTTGTAATTGAATGTCAGGGTGCCAGGGGAGAAGCCCATTTGAGGCTGGCACCAGCTCTTTTGCGGTTGTCTGCATAAACTCTTGGTTGGCAGCGAGCTCGCCGGGTGTGAGATAAATGAggctgggagaaggaggagaggtGGGGAGAGTCGGAAACGCGAGCAGCTcgggaggagcagctcctggcttcCTGGGGATTAGTGGCTCTGGAGTGGGCTGGAGCACGGTGGTCTCTGTGGTTGTGTCCGCGGTCGGTCGGTCTCGGCAGACAGAggaggcacagctctgcagggcagcaaaGGTAGATATATAGATGTTCCAGAAGACCAGTACCAGattgtttggttggggttttttggccAAAAGAGCAGTGTCTGTAAAATTACCTCTCCTCAGCATCCCAGGGCTAAAAGAAGCCCCACCCTCGAGGCTGCTTTGGTGCAGTAGTGGGGTCTCgtcctgccagctgctccctccgAGTCTGgactgttttttccccctctgcaaACTCTTTGGGAACACTAATAAGTCTTTCTTTGCCTTGCGGAAATAAACAAAGCTGTTTAACAAACAATTGGGTTGCAAAGCCTGAGCTATCTTCCCTTGGTGTGAAAAAAATAGGAGATAAGGGCTCATGAATGAAGGAGGGACATCGGGAGTAGGTTCAGCATCCTGACCATGTGCCGGGATGCAGAAGGGTTGTTCTGTAACAGACTGAGGGTCTGCTGGATCATGAAGTTTTGGGGGTTTAGCATAATTTTGACTGCATCCCTGCAGTGCTCCCCcaaaagttcctttttttgcctttatggCTTTTCTCTGCACTCATTGATGATCATGGCATGGGATGCAAAGGGGTTTGGAGCTGCGGGAGAGAAGGGTTAatgcttggttttggtttccTGTAAAGATGTTAGGATAAAATCTATTAGCAGGATTTAAACATTCAATCTGCCTCTGCCAGGATCTCATTTTCAGTTAGCCGAATGATATATTTATTCATTAGCAAGTGTTGACATAAGGTAGCAAAATGTGTGTAAACAGAAAAGCCGCAGAACATGAATGTGCCATTTCGAAAGGAAAAGTTATTCCTATCGGCCAATAGGAAGTGATTAACGCTGCCCATCGGAAACACAGAAACAACTGGGTTACTCACCAAAAagtcctccttttttttcctttttgaaagaaaaatccacttGGCAGCTGAGCTCTGACTAACGGGGCTGTGACAGGCACCAGTGGAGCCTGGAAGTCTGTGGTGGCAGGTGGGTTTTGCAAGCTCAGGGTTTCTCAGCATTTCCTCTGCAGGGGGACTCAGGGTTTTCCGTCCCAGCCTCGGTGCCATCTCCTGTGGCAGTTCCCCAGCTGCAGGTTGAGAACTGTGGGAAGGTGTGAAGATTATTTACCAGGCTGATGCCCATCAGCCCTCTTCTCGCCTGGGACCTTGGGTGGAAGCAGTGCCTGTGTTCAGGCTCTGCCTAAagtggagctgggaatgtgcaTTCAGCAGgaaacttctgtttttccatctcCTATCATGCTTCCATCAAGCATGATAGTGCTGGTAAAAGTTTTTTAGGTGTTAAGTGCCATGTCTTATAAGTGCTTCATACAGAGAGACAGGCAGATAATAAACCTGGACTGGCGGGGGTTCTGGCAGAGATCATCAGATCAGAGAATCAAAAACcagtttgtgttggaaaggaccttaaagacccTAAATTCCTGCTTCAACTtcaactagaccaggttgctgagTCCATCCAGactgaccttgaatgtttctgtGGTGGGGGATCTACGGtctctctgggtaacctgtgccatCATTAACCACTTCTCTCTTGAATCTTGTTTAAAACCTTTAACTGATGGGGATCAAATTGGTTTTTCTGGAGGTGATGGAGGCTGAGACAGGCTGCCTGGCAAGCTGGAGGAAAGCAGGGATGAACAAGGAGCTGGGAATCCGCTGCAGGCAATGAAGTGCCACATCAGGCTGTGTTGGTAGAATAGATCTGGTATTTGTATACTTGTTGTAGAACAGAAAGATCTGCCCTTGATGGCTGAGTTACCTGAGGGAAAGCTGTGGGTCAGCCCGGCTTGCTCATTCATAAAATCCCAGAAGCCACCTgcagcctggtcttggacacctccagggatggggaggacTTCTGTCAAGGAGAGGACTTTCACTCTCCGCCACACGGGACATTGGCAGGGATGGATGATGGAGGTGTGTGGGCACTCAGCATTCCTGATGTCCCTGCTGGAACTGTGTCCAGCAGCCActtgcagctgtgctgaaaaCGAGGTGGATAGTTGAGCCCTCAAATAATTCAGGCAGATTTTTGACTCAGCTTTCAGTGGGACAAGGGGCTGCAAGTGTCTCCGTTGTGCTCCTGCGGGACTGGGCTTGGTGGTGCTGGTGTATGAGAGTGCAGGAAACTCGCCGAGATGTCGCTTCGGGGCCGAAAGCCCTCCTGTGGTGTCAGCTTTCAGGGGAGCTGGAGGtttggcagctcccaggagctaTTTGACACCTTGCAAGGTTGGGCTGGTGGCCACAAGGAATAATTGTGTGTCTCCGCAATGGTTTTATGCTGTGGGAAGGCGGTGTTGGGAGGAGATTGATGTGTGCCAGGCTTGGACAAACGTCTGGTCCTGCCACCCCTCTGGTGCTGAAGGTAAAAGGAGTCCCAGTGCCTGCTGCTagcaagagcagctctgtgggcgAGTGCAGCAGTGAATCCAGCCACACACAGGGCAGAGACCCCACAAGGGTTCTGCCTTTGGGCTCATCCCACTCCTGACTCTCGTGGTTGGTCTAGAGTTgagctgcaccagctctgggtTTTGGAAAGGGAGTTCAGGGGTTGATTCACGGATGAGAGGAGTTATCTTTTGGATGATGGGACATGGGAagggagctgaggaggaagTGTAGAAGCACATTCCCCCATTGCTAGGGTTGTTGAAATTTGGATGGGATTCTGTCCTGCCTGATGTGATAACAGAGGACCTGGTCACGTACAATCTCTATAGCAAGACAGCATGGAGAGGACCAGTTATGTCCCTTATCCATAGCAACTCCTCAGGGAGCTGtagctgcaggcacagggagcccagcacagggcagaggagTGGTCCAGCCTGTGTTCAGAAAGCATCTGTAGATCAAGGAGTTGAAGCCAGCACAGGGGAATGGCTGGGGAGTCTCCTGTCTGGATTATAACGggttaaaaaaagtaaaaccccTATTTCTTTAAAGCATAGAAAGCACGACAAGGCATTTAGAGAGCGTATCATATACAGTATTTCACAAGTAAGTCTATTTCCTGTCTCCTCTATTGTTTTCAGTTTGATTAAGTATATCCTGTTAAACTGTATATTCCTGTTAGGGCTTTTACTTTACTCTGATAAAATGAGGTTGTGCAGACAGGAATTTCTTATTCACTGGTATTTCAGGGGTGGGATCTGGCAGAATTGCTTTATCAGTAGGGAGAAAATCATCTCCGCTCTCCTGGTATTGGCCCTTGCTTTGGAATACAGATATGAGCGAAATGAGGGCATAAAGAGCCGAAATTTGGTGAAACGCAAAGTCCCTGACGACCAGAAGTTTGCATGAACTTCACAGGTCTTCCCAGGCTTGTTCTTCAGCTTGTGGTCCCACATGGTCGTGACCAAAAAGCTGGAGTTGGTCAGTAGGACCAGGAGATTGGTGTTGGCTTCTGACTCTTGTCACCTGAAAGAGCAGGCTTAGGATAGAGAGGTCCAAACCTTGATCTCCAGCACCTGCATGCGTCGGGAGAAACCTCTAATGGAGCAGCCAGTCTTACCCTGCCCTTTGGTGGTGCACAGAGGAGTAGGTCCGGTTGCCCAGGAGGTGGCAATAAggtctgccagcagctgctggtggtgacAAAAATTGAGCGGGGCACCACAAACTCAGCCCGTTCACTGAAAAAGGGCAGCAATGAGACGTTTCCCTTTCGGTTCCCACTTCGGTGAGTTACAGGTTTTGACTAAATTGGGTGCACAAAGCCACGATTTAAGCATTTTTGGAAGCTTGCTTACATCAGAACGGCAACAACCTTGATCTCCTTCGCCGGTGACTTGTCCAGAGAGGTGGCAGCCAGCCTGTAATTTCTGCCAGTCTATAATCAGAGCTGGCTGGTGATGAAGCGCAGCCTTGACTGAGACAACAAGTTAGGGTGGATGCTTCTTGATGAACTACCGTCTCTGCACGGACAATTAGTAATCGCTTCCTGCTAAGCCCTTTGGAATGTGTGCTCTGCTTGGGGCGATGCTGGGAGCCTGCAAAGAACCACCTAtatactgacttttttttttctttttttttttcctctgctccagcagatTGTCCAGACTCTGTGCCTTCCTCCACTGAAACAGGGGGAACTAATTGTCTAGCCCCTGGGGGGCTCTCAGGTAAGACATCTCTTGTTGCTCTTGATCTTGGCCGTGGGTCGCATTGGCTGAGGGTCCTGACAAAAGGCAAAGTGATGCTGGGGGAGTTTTGGGAATGCACATCATTGAGAAGGGCACGCTCGGAGGGGGAGTTGGGTTTCATTTAGTAGCAGCCGTGTACCTCTCGTGCAGAGGATGTGTTGAAATCCCAGACAAGGTTCTTCATCCCTGAATGCCTGTATTTCCTTTGAATTCCAGCCTTATGCTCCATTCATTTTTGGGCTAAGGCAGGAAGAGGCGAAAGAACTGAGGCAGGGGAAGACTAAGCAATACTGGTTGACCATTCAGTTGTGTGGATTACGGGAGCAGGTGCAGTCATACCTTAAAGAGGATTTGGTGTCAAATCCTTGACTTGATGGTGAGGGCATCTCTTGCCTCTGGGATAAGAGCTCTGCTCAGATTTTGCTCCTGGTAAGGTCACCAGCATCCCCCATCTGATGTACAAGGCTCATACTGCCTGGGGAGGAAAGGTGGCCTGATTTTTTATAGAGGATGTTGCAGAGAGAGTTGATGATGTGTTTGTATCCCTTCCTGATATATTCAGTGATTTCCATTGTTTTGCCATCCCCTTCAGCCTCCAGTTGCAGTTACAGGATGGAGGCTTGTTCAGGTACTTTACCCATCCCTCTTGGAGTCTGCATAGAgacagagtggtttgggttggaaaggacctttgaaggtcatctagtccaactccCAACCCCATTTCCAAGGTGTGATGTCTCACCTCATGTCCCACCCCAGACTGGCCATCTCAATGTCTCTACCAGGATTAAAGTGTCTGAAACCATGTACCTGCAGGTACAGGCGGATGTTTGAAGGTGCTTGCCTTTGTGGGGATGTCTCCTTGATTTATGATTTATTCATCACCCTGAAACTGGAATTCAGAATTAGGTCGGCGGCGGCTGCACGCGCGCAGGCATCTGCCCCTGCCTCTCTCCAGGAACTGCATTTGGTGTGGATGTGATGTCTTTAAGTGagccttgtttgtttttctttgggtGTAATATATACCCTGTCTGTTATTTGAGAGGGGAGCATATTGTTTGTTCAAAGGCCCTAATGAGAATTAATCAAACGAAGGGGGAGAGGGAACAGGAAAACTTGttgctgtttggggttttttttcttaaggcagaaggatttgcttttttaattttttttttttttttgccattggAGCCTATCGCttcagggaattaaaaaaaaaaaaaaaaagacaagaagcAAAACAACACAATAAGGATGTTGTTagatcttttcttcttcttcttttttttttttttttcctttttcctcctgaaatacACCCGTAACAGAGGGGAGGAGAGAGTTCAGTTCCACAGGATACCACATGAAATAAGCAGAGGAAGTACTCGCTTTTAAAAGGGGGCTTTCTGTAAGGTTCAGCCTATTGATAACATCTCgtctggcagctctgctcccgaagggaaggcaggaggtgGGGGCTTGGCTGCAGGAAATAACATGGCTCGTTCCTGGTGCCTCCCAAAGGGCTGCGGGAAGGGGACCCCTAGCTCCTTAATTGAGCTTCTTCCCCAAATGAAAGCACATTTCCACCTGAAAGTACATTTTTAACTTACTTTATTctattgttattatttcattggatttaactttttttttttttgtctcccttATCAAAGgttcccccccctccccaagcCTGGAAACAGAACCTTTTTACGATCATTAACcactcttttttcctccccaaatgTAATTGTAGCCATTTAGTTTAATGAGGAGCTGATAGGAGAGTTGACTCTTGAAGGGATATGGTTAGCTACCCAAGCCCTGAATGCCTCCACATGAAAGAgcatttgttttgaatttgcTCTGATTTACTGGCATCTCCCTTCTGCTCGCAGAAGTGCAGTGCTGAAAATTCCCAACTGGAGAGACCCagtcaagaaaggaaaataaacgCACTTTGGAGCAATCCTCCAAAGCTcactttctcctcctttttttcttaccCCCTTCTGCATATTTTAGTTAGCAGAAGAGTGTGTTTGAAGAGGGCTTTAATGAGTTATTGGCGGGGTACATGGCCAGTGCTTTGGCTTGGTCTTATCTGTGTTTGGGCAGATAGGGACGGGTGACGCTGGGTGGAGAATCCAGCATCCCTCATCCCCTCCAGACCTATACATGTAGGATTTGCAGCTCCTTGATGGAAAGGATGGCTTAAGAAAagggggtggaaaaaaaaaatgattgtTTTGGTAATTTGGAAACTGCAGTGGGTGTGTGAGGAAAAAGACATCACTGGTGGTTGGTGGTGTTGCTGGgattctgcagcactgcagcctttGGTCATTAGTGAGGTGTGGTGGATGCTGGTGTAGCAGCAGGGTCAGTAAACCTGATCTGATGTCTTAAAGAGTAGGATTTGGTGAGGAAGAGCACTCTCAGCACTGAGAATTTGGGATTGGGGATAGCCTGGGGTTCACGGCCACTCCAGCAGGGAATGTGTGGAGGGGTTGAGAGGATGGTGGCAAGGGGAGCATTGAAGGGGCTCAAAGTGAATGTCCTTGCAGCTCTCCACGAGGAGCCCTTGATGAGGAGGAGTTTCAGATCAGCCACTGCTGGGTTCTGTCTTTTACTGGGGCTGCAGGCAGTTGTGTTGATGGCTACCAGAGGCTCTGGAGGATGTGTGGCAGGGGGATGTATGGGGAGTGTTTCCCCCTCGCAATAactgccctgagctgctccttccctccttccctcttctttctgttcttctttgCGACCCAGGAATGCAATCCTGGGTAGTCCTTCACACCATGCTGGTGTCCTCATCCCTCCTCCGCTCTCTCTTCCTCAGCCATCCCATTCTCTGGCTGGTGTGCCCCTTGCTTGCCCCAAGGCACTGGCTCTCACTCCTGATTTTTTattcttggttttatttattttcttatatcatctttatttttatcgGTGGTCAGCCTGTGGGTAGGTCAGGACTCCGTGCTCACGTTTTCTCCCACTGACATGGCTGTGCTCAGGTATTACTATTTTACTTACTGGTATTACTAGCCAGATCCTTTCTGTCCTCAGTGTGGTTAAAGAGCAAAAATATCCCattggagataaaaataattcccGTAAATAGGAGACAGAGGGTGGTTTTCCTGTATTTTGAGCTGACTTGTTCTCAGCAGATGTGTTTGGTTGTGACTTCTTTCAAACAAGCAAAGCCATGCTTGGAGAGCCTGGAGGTGGCTGGCCTGTGGTTTGGTGGCATCAGATTGGTGATACAAATTCCTGCATGACCCATGGAGAAACCCTGCTCCAAGAGTGGAAGTGAGCTGGTGGTGTTTGGTGGTGCTGGGTCTCTGTGGAATGTGATCCACCAGCCCTGGACATCTCTGTCCTGACCCGTGTGTGGCGTGGGGCTGGTGGCTCTCTGCTGGTGGAAGGCTGTGGTGCCCATGGTGGGTGAGGAGGTGGCTCTCCAGCAGGACAGGTGAATAGTGATGGATCTGCTGGCAAAGCAAAGCTCTCAAGAAGACCAGAGCTTGTCCTCAGAGAGGGAGAGCAAGTTGAGCTGGCTTGTGTCCTCACCAAATCCACTGCTTTGTTATAGAGGTTGTTGCTAAAATACCAAACCTGAGAGGTTATCCAGGTTTTGGCCCAATTCTGCTGATTTGCCCAAACTCTGGAAGCACCTCAGGGCCTCCAAGAGCCAGTGAATGTTGAGTGATGATGCTTGATAGGTGCTGGATTCAAGGTTCTGAAAGCCTTGAGGCTGGAAAACCAACAAGGCTCTTCTGTGGCAGGCACAGACTCAGTTTCTCCCTCCAAACTCCACAccaaaaaagcagggaaaggactTCCCCAGGCTGGAAGAGCATTGGCATCATTCCCTACTCTggctctctgtgctgtgggacCTTGTCTGGTTTAAGGGACCTCTTGGCTGATTGACATTTCATTCCAAAATTGCGGACAGGCCGGGAATGTTTCACTATGCCTCTGATCCCTGCTGGTATCTGCTTGATGGGGAAGAAGCACCTTGTCCAAATCCGGAGATATTTGCCCCCCAAAGCGGCTTCCCGTCGCTCTCCCCTTGCCCATGTAAACAGGATCCTGTGCTGTTTCTCCGCCAGAGCCCTGCCTGTGTTTTCCCGTCCCCTCTACTTCCACCTCCCTCCCCTACGGAGTTTATAACCTCCTGTGAAATGCCTTTATTTACAAATTGGCATCCTATTATAATCCGAAATTGAGACATCTTCCTGTGGAACTAAGATTGTATATTTGTCCCAGGGATAAACAATTgcttgggaatttttttttctttaagtcacttatttttggtttatttttgagCTTACGTCgttctaatattttttaatttgctttgagCGTCGCAGGGCGTTGCaccctttccttcccagcctcACTGGGAGACATGACCTCCTGCTCCTTGCTTACCTAAAAACCACAGTCCCGTCCTGGAAAGGACAAGGTTATCAGGGGTTAATGCCAGGATGACAGCACTGGAgcctctggagcagagcaggctgccTGCCAGACTAGGAGCCTCCCGGCTCGCCTCGCACATCATCTGACCGTGGCCGactgggaggagggagctggtgCTTGGCACCGACCCCGGGCTCTTGGCTTGGCCACCCGCTCCGGTTCCTTCAAGCCCcatgagggcttttttttttctttttttcctttttttttttttaagggggtTCTCACCCTGTGGGGACCCCCCTGGGACACAGCCGGGATCCTCCTCCCAGCTCCGGGCATTTCGCCGATTAAAATCCTTCCAAAGCAAATAGAATCCatttaataattacttttaagTGCTCTAGAGCCTCTTGAGCCTTTCCTAGATACTCTTCTACAATGtgttttaaagaagaaatgagagCAGGGGTGCTGCCCCCATTAGATAGTTCCAATCCATACCTGTACATCTTCATTAAACCCATTTTTCCAGATGCCAGTAGATTTTCCCAGCCAAACTCTGCCCTTGTAACAGCTGATGACAAAATGCAGAGGGCTCCAGAACCAGCAGGTCCATCATAGTGGGGATGCTGGTGGGAACAGTGATGAGGGACCATGATGGGGTCCACCTGTGTTTTAATCCCATGACCTGGCACTTTTTTAGGGGAAGAATGAGGCTAGGAAGGTGAATTTTGGAAGTTGCCAGTTCAAACCGTGCAGCGCTCGGGGTGGCTGTCCCAGTGAGCGCCGGCAACTTGATCACTGGGGACATTTAAAACTCGATGGGACAAAAACACTCGTAGAGGAGCAGCCCCGGGCTGGCAGGGATGTGGGCTGCATCGTTTCCATCCTCGCTGTCTGCCAGTGGGTATCGCTTACACTAAAGGA
This sequence is a window from Parus major isolate Abel chromosome Z, Parus_major1.1, whole genome shotgun sequence. Protein-coding genes within it:
- the SMAD7 gene encoding mothers against decapentaplegic homolog 7 isoform X1; translation: MFRTKRSVLVRRLWRSRAPGGEEEEEAAAGEPGAAAAVAEPRAHLGGGRGCCPGKASRGGRAAAGAEAELKALTHAVLKRLKERQLEGLLHAVESRGGARTPCLLLPAKADSRLGQHWYPLPVLLCKVFRWPDLRHCSEVKRLCCCESYGKAHSELVCCNPHHLSRLCELESPPPPYSRYPMDFLKPTADCPDSVPSSTETGGTNCLAPGGLSDSQVLQEPGDRSHWCVVAYWEEKTRVGRLYSVQEPSLDIFYDLPQGNGFCLGQLNSDNKSQLVQKVRSKIGYGIQLTKEVDGVWVYNRSSYPIFIKSATLDNPDSRTLLVHKVFPGFSIKAFDYEKAYTLQRPNDHEFTQQPWTGFTVQISFVKGWGQCYTRQFISSCPCWLEVIFNNR
- the SMAD7 gene encoding mothers against decapentaplegic homolog 7 isoform X2, producing the protein MFRTKRSVLVRRLWRSRAPGGEEEEEAAAGEPGAAAAVAEPRAHLGGGRGCCPGKASRGGRAAAGAEAELKALTHAVLKRLKERQLEGLLHAVESRGGARTPCLLLPAKADSRLGQHWYPLPVLLCKVFRWPDLRHCSEVKRLCCCESYGKAHSELVCCNPHHLSRLCELESPPPPYSRYPMDFLKPTDCPDSVPSSTETGGTNCLAPGGLSDSQVLQEPGDRSHWCVVAYWEEKTRVGRLYSVQEPSLDIFYDLPQGNGFCLGQLNSDNKSQLVQKVRSKIGYGIQLTKEVDGVWVYNRSSYPIFIKSATLDNPDSRTLLVHKVFPGFSIKAFDYEKAYTLQRPNDHEFTQQPWTGFTVQISFVKGWGQCYTRQFISSCPCWLEVIFNNR